DNA sequence from the Colletotrichum higginsianum IMI 349063 chromosome 10, whole genome shotgun sequence genome:
CGCGCATCACACGACACAAAACACCTTCTTGGTCGGGATGTCCAAGCAAGCTGTTATGACAAGCATTTGATGGAGATAGATGCCAGAAAGAGGCCCGCTTCTAGCCGCGCTCACAGTGTTGCTCATTCATGCTTTACACAGCCCTTCCAGGTTTCCAAGTTTCCCGGTTTCCATGCAACAATTTGCCAAACCGGGATGTATGTTGCTGGAGActctccatcatctccatcgAGCGGTGGATAAGTCGCCGGTCGTCACGTTGCGCCGTGATGTCATTAGGGCTTTCCGTCCACACTATACCGTGGGAGGAGAGCTGCTgaaaaaggggaaaagaTTTGAGCTGGATGTCGGATGAAGAACTCTGCTTTTGATTTACTCGATTGGAGTATTCATCACCCGGCTCATGATTTtttttataatttaattttCATCCTGAAAACGCACGTCATGAACAACGACACCTGACGATAGGCTCTTTCGCCACCTCAGACCACGCGCGTCCCGATTAGTAGGTCTCTGTGAACCAGGGGCCCTCTTTTCTCCAACCCGGGGCCGCTCCCGCGCGCGTCCATGCAAGGGGGCTTTGCCTTTGCAGGCTCGGGGGAGGGACAGAGTGCGTTACTTGGAGGACGCGGGATGGCTAACACCGGCAATGGGCGGCTCCCCGGATAACCGTCCACCTCCTAGCTTCCCCCGCAGTCTGAgagacgggggaggggaggaggaggaggaggttaaGCTCGGCTGGAACGAATGCAGCTTATCCTCCCGCCTCGGTGTCTTCTGAGCCGTACTCTATCCTCACTTATCCTCATCGTCCTTCATTCATTCATCCATCGCTCTTATCTCGTTTGGCGGTTTGGGTTTTGTTGGAACCttgtaaaaaaaaaaaaaatgaGGACGCCCACGACGTTACGGACTTTCAGGCTCGTCCAACGCCGCGGCTTTGCGACAACGCCGCGACGGCTGGCGAGCTATGGCTTCATCGGCCTTGGACAAATGGTGtgttttctctttttttcttgtttcttttctttttgtcttTCGATTCTTCTTCACACCGTCTCTGTTGACGACCTTCTGACCGAATCCAGGGATACCAAATGGCCAAGAACCTCCAGGCGAAGCTGAGCCCCGCGGACGAGATCCGCATCTTCGACATCAACAAGACCGCCGTCGCGAACCTGGCCAAGGAGATGGGCCAGTCGCAGGTTGGCGGCGCAaaggtcgccgtcgtcgagaccgCGAGAGATGCTGCGACAGAAGCTGTACgtttctttttgttttgtcttcttcttgtgTCTCGGTGTTTGTTCGGACACCCTTCACACAAAATGTGAACACCCCCGGTGTTCTGCTCTCATGATGCCAACTAAAAACTGTTTTGCCAACTATGACATGGCCCGAGAGGCCTTGATATTACCCATTTTCTAGTTCCTGAACCAAGCAATTTCTTTTCTACACAATCAACGTGTTTTCAGCAAAACGGCGGGTCATGGATACTGACCACACACGCCCACATCTACAGGACACCGTCATCACCGTCCTCCCTGAACCATCCCACGTCAAGGCCGTGTACGCCtccatcctcgccgacctcccGGCGAGGGAGCGTATCTTCATCGACTGCTCGACCATTGacccctcgtcctcgcgcGAGGTTGCtgcctccgtcgccgccgccaccgcctcgcAGTCCTCCCCAGGCCGCCAGAGCGTCTTTGTCGACGCGCCCATgtcgggcggcgtcgtcggcgccacgGCGGGGACACTCACCTTCATGCTCGGCtgcgacgccggccgcctcccGGCCATCGAGCCCACGCTCCTGCGCATGGGCCGGCGCGTGCTGCACTGCGGACCGCAGGGCACGGGGCTCTCGGCCAAGCTGGCCAACAACTACCTGCTCGCCGTCAACAACATCGCGACAGCCGAGGCCATGAACCTCGGCATGCGGTGGGGGCTCGACCCCAAGGtgctcgccggcgtcatcaacGTCAGCACGGGCCGGTGCTGGCCGAGCGAGGTGAACAACCCCGTCggtggcgtcgtcgaggggaGCCCTGCGGGGAGGGACTACAagggcggcttcggcatTGGTCTGATGCGCAAGGATCTCGggctggccgtcgtcgccgccgaggaggccggcgcgCGGCTGGAGCTGGCGGGAAAGGCGACCGAGGTGTACGCCGCGGCCGAAGCGGAAGAGAGCTGCAAGGGGCGGGACTTTTCCGTCGTGTACCGGTACCTGGGTGGTAAGGAGTAAGCAGACGAGGTCTGGAAAGCACTTGGAGGAGTTTGCAAAAAGAAATGATCAGAAAGAATCGGGAGGGAGCAACACTAGACGAACAATGAACCAATTAAGAGCATAAAAGACATCACCAAAACATGTCGCACCATCCTGCCGTTGACGGCCCCGGCGCGGTTCTCTTCTCCCTGCTCGTGCCCACCCGCGCCTAGGTCTCGGCCCTCCACCACCTCTCCCAGACCCTGGCCTCCCCCGTTGCCGAAGTAGTCCACGCAGAGCTCGCAGCTGACCGCCTTCAGCTTCTATAGACGGTGTTGCGGCTCGGTGAGGGTGTACGCCGGTGCCGTTTTGAGGACCCCGAACTCGAGACCGGAGGGTTGGAGCGCCGGGTCCGAAAGGGCGGGTCCCAGACCGGTGTCGCGGAGGGTGCCGCGGTGTGGGGTCTCGGcagcgagggcggcgaagcaCTGTTCGAGgtctcggcgccggggcTTGCCTAGGCGGGCGTGGCAGATGCCACACTTGTGGTGGATTGCGTCGACCATGCACATGGTTCTGTCTCGTGATGTCTGAGACGTATGGCCTACCGCAGGTTCCCGTTAGTCTAATTGCGCTGGCGACAAGAGGGCGTCCGAGGTTGATCGGCTGTTGGTGCGTTTCTCTTAGAGACTCAACTCAGGTGTTGGTTATTGTTTCCAAGCACCATAAAGAACAACTTATTTCTTGGGCAATGATTGAATTAAAAAGGTATTTAATCACTCGGTGTGGGAAGGCCATGACCGTATGTACTGACATACCAAAGGCGCTTAAACATGTCGTCAAGGACCTAAACACACATTATAATATCTGAGAAGACTAGTCTCCTCAGATTGAATGGAGTCCCGAACCTCAGAGTGGAAACAACAGTATAATCTTAGGCAATAGTGCCCACTCCAAACCGCGAGAATCTCTCTACCCTTCCAGAAGACGCCTAATATTTGCTGATAATGGAAACAAGGAACGGATCTCGATGCCCCAAACGCCATAGAACAAAGTCCTAATCGTCGTACCGTGACGACCCGTCGTAGGAAGTAACCCCTGAACTTTATTCGTCTAACCAAagatctctctctttcctttCTATAACACACCGTCTGTACCGTCCGtgccctctctctcacaccGACTGATGGCCGGACTCGGCCTTGACGTTCTCGGGCgtggacgtcgtcgtcgttgtggATTCGGACTTCTCGCCGGCCCGCGCCTTGCGGGTAACGCTCATCGCGGGGAAGTAGAGGCCCGGGTGGAAGACGGTCAGTAGCGTGACGCAGACGAGCACGAGGCTGCCGTCGAGGACCATGAACGAGACCTCGTCCTGCATGATGTGGTTGCCCCATCCGCCCGCCATTTCGGCGACGCTATTCCCAACGTCAGTCAGCGCTTGATTTGTTTTTGATTTTTTTGAGAAATCTTCGTCTCGATTTTGGATCCCCAACGTACCGGTACACACAGCGGATCATGACGCACGCATAcgccacggcgacggcgtagATGAACGACCTGAACTTCTTGGCGCGGTACAGCGCgatgtcgccggcgccgtggtCACCGGCGTGCGCCCACTTCCGCACGCGGATCCAGTAGTCCGCGCCGGTGGCGCCGAACAGCATGAGCACGACAACCTGCAGCACGATGCCCGCGATGATGGCCTGgttgccgccatcgaggagctTCTTGTTCGTCTgccccgcggcggcggcgaggccgccgccgatggcctgGATGATGAGGCAGGTGAGGTCGGcggggaggaagatgagCGGGTACAGGCGCGGGCGGATGCGCGAGAGGGCCGGGTGGAGGTTCGCCGAGACGTGCTTGAGGGTCAGGTAGATGCCGGCGCAGATGAAGGTTgggccgaggatgatggtGCAGATCTGGATCTGGAAGGCGCTCGAGTTCCAGGGGTTCTCGTGGAGCAGGACGCGGCCGGCGTAGCCTAGGCTGTGTTAGTCGGCGGGTTCGTCACGGGGTCGGGGGTTCCATTTGTCCCGTCCGCGAAAAGGGATGGGACAGCCTATGGTTGCATACCGACTGTTTCGAGGATGCTACCGCCCGTCACGAAGAGCATAAAGGTCCAGGTGCGTTTCCAGGTGCCGATGGTGGCCGAGGCGAGCACGACGAGACCaaaggcgacggcgaagaagatgttGGCGCCAAAGTTGGGGTAATAGGCCAGCACCGTCATATCGACGGGGCATAGCTGCGAGACCTCGGTGCACTCGCGGAACGGCCGCCGGACCGTGGTGTCGTTGGCCGACATGatggttgtggttgtgggTTGTGATTGTGATTGTGATGTGAGTTGGATATATCTCCTGGAGCAGGCAATCGCTGGTCTACCCCGTCCAAGCCCCTCGTATGATTTGTTACTTGTTCTTCTAGTTGCCCGTGGACAAAGTCGCGCTCGAATCCTCTACGAAAACAAGAATGACGAAGGAGGGAATGGCAAGAATCGAAGACGCGCAGaccgaagaagaggagggagaggatgaTGAAAATACAAGGAGCATTCGACGTCCGGCATATACCTACATATGTATACAAACACCCGCAGACCGAAATCCATTCATTCCACTGCGTCCTCAAACTAAggggcgtgtgtgtgtgtgtgtgtgtgtgtgtgtgtgtgtgtgtgcatggTTGTGGAGCGGAGCTAAAGAAAAGGGCCCTCTCCTGTTAATTCCAGGGTCGCCCGACCGATCACTGGAAAACGAACAAGCCGAACGAAGCGAGATACAAATGTGTCTTTGAGTGATGGGTGTGGGCGTGGGTGGtggacgggcggcggcggtggtggtggtgagggtGGTGCAGCAAACGGCGACGCTAAGCCCAGGGCCAAGATGTCTCTCGATCCGCTTCCTCTTTCTACACTACGCGCAAGGACCCGCCGGATTTCTGGAAGTGGAAAGCAGTGCGCACTACCCGTACCGCGTACGGGGCTATTGTACGTTGGGTGATGTATTCCGATGTATGTATGTGTCTAATCTCTTCGTTGCGTGACTTGAGCCTCGAGCGAGTGTGCAGTTCGACAAATAAAACAGCCGCGGGAACTCTCAACCTCCAAACCCGAGTTAAAAACCCGAGAGTTTCTTTGTTGGCCAGCCCTCTTGACTTGGATAATGGCAAGGGGCAAGAGATCATGGCCTTCAAGAGCTCAGAGTCAAGAGTCAAGTCAAGTCAACAGTCGAAATATCCATTGAAGGTGGGTGGGGATTCGATTCTCACAGCCAACACGCTCCGACACCCGAATCTTAGCATCGTTCTAGCGCCTTGGCCCGATTAACCGAACCCGCTCGACGGGGAAGACTCGCCAAGTCTGACCCGAACAACACGGGCTAAGCGATGCTACTGGAGCGCCACCCGAGCCTCGAACCGAGAAATCGACAAGGATCTGAAGGGTCGTCCCTGGCTGTGAGTCGCCTTCGCCCATCTGACGAACCCGAGAGGGGCGCAGTGTAGGGGATAAGGCGGCCTCGGGTCTCTCGGATATCGCTTGACCACCACAGTACCTCTGTACACACGTCCACTACGTACATGATGACATGCCTGCTCCTCGCGTGGCAACCGATAGGAAAAACATAGAATGGCAAAGTGGCCGGAGTGCCATTCCGGTGGGTGTCGTAGGATTTGCGACTCTGCGCCCAGACTGTCGGAGCAACCTATCTCACCGAGTCGTGAAGCATAGCCGCCTTTGATGCAATTCCGCCAATCGATTGTTGCATTCGGTTTTTCGGGTCCATCTTTGGTGTCACTACATCCCGCGTCAAGTGATGCCTATCTTGAGAGACAGCGTTGGCATCTACGCACCTCCATGCTTATTCTGACTCGGGGTTGAGGTGCGGGAAGACATGACAGCCGGCGGACGGTGTGTCAGACGTAATCATCGCCGGGATAGCTGGTTCGCGATGATTACGATATGTCATCGAATTAGGTAGGTTGGTAAGAATGTATGCTTGTTTTGGTTTGCATCATGAGCGTAGCTTTTCTGCGAGCATACGACGATACGCCTAGTTGGTATCATCGTCGCtgctctcttcttcctcggcttcttcttcgtcttcctcatcatcctcatcctcgtcgtcatcctcatcgtccgtctcttcctcctcggactcttcttcgtcgtcgtcgtcgtcgtcatcgtccatCTTGAACGCCTCTTGCTgctcctctttttcttcctctgcAAGCCAGTCGTCGAGCGTCTTGACACCAACGCCGGCTCCCGCACCGGCACCAACAACAGCTCCGAGGCCGTTGGTCTTTGTCGGCCCGGCTCTGACGGCGCTGTCGAGCATTTGACTGGCCGGCAcgctcttctcttctccgtaggccgagggcgtctcCGTTTCTCGCAGCCGCGGATCCGGCTCTGATCCCTCCGCTACCCAGTTAGGAAGACCCTCGTAGCCGCGCAGGCCGTGAACGCCACCTCCGCCTGCCAACACGAGGGTCGAAGAGCCGAGCATGAAGCCCTTGCGAGTCTCGGATGGGCTGGGAGCCTGGGGTGCTGGCTTCGGTGCCAGCAACATCAACGTCGCCAGCTGGGGCACAGAAAGGAGAGCTCGGTACATTCGTGCTCGGTCGCGCAGGTCGTACGACGTGTCGTAGCGGACCAGCAACAAGGCATAATCCCAGAGCCTCGCGACGGGGTGATCGTCCTGACTGGGTACCGCcgcttcgtcttcgcccttATTTTCGCTCTGACGGTTCACATGGTGAAGGTAgaccttggcggcgaggaggaggatctGCCCCTTGGCCACCTCTGCTTCGTTCACAAAGTCCTTGAGAAGGATTCGCAGCACATCCGCTGCGATGTTGTCCTCGCCTTCGAGGCCTGAAAACTCGCCCACCAGCCAGATGATGGTTGCCCTCGCATGCGGGTCGGTTGCTGAGTCGAGGTTTTTGGCGAGCCTGACGACTGTCGCGACGTGTCCCTGGGGGTCTTGCTGGATCAGATGTCGGATGACCGTCAGTGACTCGGCCGCCAACGTTCCGTCCAGACTCGTGATTTGTCCCAGGAGCAGCCGCAGACACCTCGGGGCTGTTGACGAGTCTGTCTGGGCGCATCGTCCGATGGCGCGCACTGCTTCCCTGACGAGCGCCTTGTTGGTTGAGCCAGAAAAGTGCTCGAGCTCGTTCAAAATGAGGCTCTTGACGTAAGGCGGAGCGTGGGGGAAGATGAGCGTGAGGATCTCCAACTTCAGCTCCCATACTTGTGCAGGGTCCGTGGCTCTGACGAGAAAGTGGCTGGCGTACTTGGCAAAGTCGCCCGGCCTCGTCAGGCAAACGGAGACGATGTTGTAGAGCGCAacctgctggatgtcttgAGGCCCTCTGAGTAGTGCGACGAGAGGGCCGATGGCAGTCTTGACGTACTCGGGCGTGCCGATGTCGACGTAGCACCTTGTGACGGCGATAACGACAGCCGAGTTGCGGCTCTGAAGGAGCGGCTTGATACCGTTCAGCAGCAGAGCCAGGTCCGGGTCCACGACGACCACCTGCTGCTCCTCACCTGTTTCCTGTTGAGTGTCACCGTAAAAGCCCCCCAGATCGGCTGTCTTTTCGTGACTCTTGACACTGCGCGTCCGTCTCGGGAAGCATTTCCTCGCATAGTATGTCATCATGCGCAGCGTCGCCAACTGACTCCactcgtccatgtcgacaACCTTCTTGACCAAAGCGCGGTACTGCGGGTGTATCAAGTCGATGCGATCGGGACACACCTCGAGGAAGGCCGATACCGCGGCACCGGCGACGAAGTACTgcttgtcgccgaggagagcgGTCAGGTATTCGAGGAGTTGGGGCAGCTGTGTCGGGTCGAGGCGGTAGCACTtggggatggagagggcGGCCGCTCGTCGCACATAGGGACTCatgtcggcgacgccctTCTTGATCGCGAGAGACACAATCTGGCTGATGACGGGGACCCGGATACCGGACATGGTCTTGAGGGCAAGGGCGCGCACTTGGGGGTTTGTGTCGGAGAGGGATTTCTGGATGGTGTTGATagagaggagggcgaggtcggGCTCCTGCTCGGCATGGTGGATGAGGTAGATGTAGACAAGCTTCTTGATCTCGATATTGGGCGATGCGACATTCTTGACgaccgaggagaagaagggcagcGTCTTC
Encoded proteins:
- a CDS encoding Ap-3 adaptor complex subunit beta is translated as MESIARISSLLESARELTLDAASATRSSRSTGRPLDRTQIKKLLDSRNDREVLDGLRRVLSMMYRGQKTLPFFSSVVKNVASPNIEIKKLVYIYLIHHAEQEPDLALLSINTIQKSLSDTNPQVRALALKTMSGIRVPVISQIVSLAIKKGVADMSPYVRRAAALSIPKCYRLDPTQLPQLLEYLTALLGDKQYFVAGAAVSAFLEVCPDRIDLIHPQYRALVKKVVDMDEWSQLATLRMMTYYARKCFPRRTRSVKSHEKTADLGGFYGDTQQETGEEQQVVVVDPDLALLLNGIKPLLQSRNSAVVIAVTRCYVDIGTPEYVKTAIGPLVALLRGPQDIQQVALYNIVSVCLTRPGDFAKYASHFLVRATDPAQVWELKLEILTLIFPHAPPYVKSLILNELEHFSGSTNKALVREAVRAIGRCAQTDSSTAPRCLRLLLGQITSLDGTLAAESLTVIRHLIQQDPQGHVATVVRLAKNLDSATDPHARATIIWLVGEFSGLEGEDNIAADVLRILLKDFVNEAEVAKGQILLLAAKVYLHHVNRQSENKGEDEAAVPSQDDHPVARLWDYALLLVRYDTSYDLRDRARMYRALLSVPQLATLMLLAPKPAPQAPSPSETRKGFMLGSSTLVLAGGGGVHGLRGYEGLPNWVAEGSEPDPRLRETETPSAYGEEKSVPASQMLDSAVRAGPTKTNGLGAVVGAGAGAGVGVKTLDDWLAEEEKEEQQEAFKMDDDDDDDDEEESEEEETDDEDDDEDEDDEEDEEEAEEEESSDDDTN
- a CDS encoding RTA1 like protein, with translation MSANDTTVRRPFRECTEVSQLCPVDMTVLAYYPNFGANIFFAVAFGLVVLASATIGTWKRTWTFMLFVTGGSILETVGYAGRVLLHENPWNSSAFQIQICTIILGPTFICAGIYLTLKHVSANLHPALSRIRPRLYPLIFLPADLTCLIIQAIGGGLAAAAGQTNKKLLDGGNQAIIAGIVLQVVVLMLFGATGADYWIRVRKWAHAGDHGAGDIALYRAKKFRSFIYAVAVAYACVMIRCVYRVAEMAGGWGNHIMQDEVSFMVLDGSLVLVCVTLLTVFHPGLYFPAMSVTRKARAGEKSESTTTTTSTPENVKAESGHQSVTMCMVDAIHHKCGICHARLGKPRRRDLEQCFAALAAETPHRGTLRDTGLGPALSDPALQPSGLEFGVLKTAPAYTLTEPQHRL
- a CDS encoding 3-hydroxyisobutyrate dehydrogenase, whose amino-acid sequence is MQLILPPRCLLSRTLSSLILIVLHSFIHRSYLVWRFGFCWNLVKKKKMRTPTTLRTFRLVQRRGFATTPRRLASYGFIGLGQMGYQMAKNLQAKLSPADEIRIFDINKTAVANLAKEMGQSQVGGAKVAVVETARDAATEADTVITVLPEPSHVKAVYASILADLPARERIFIDCSTIDPSSSREVAASVAAATASQSSPGRQSVFVDAPMSGGVVGATAGTLTFMLGCDAGRLPAIEPTLLRMGRRVLHCGPQGTGLSAKLANNYLLAVNNIATAEAMNLGMRWGLDPKVLAGVINVSTGRCWPSEVNNPVGGVVEGSPAGRDYKGGFGIGLMRKDLGLAVVAAEEAGARLELAGKATEVYAAAEAEESCKGRDFSVVYRYLGGKE